The genomic window ATTAATATCCACGATTAAATTTAGAATTTAAAATTTTAATAAAAACAGGAAAAGTGCGGATGGGGGGACTCGAACCCCCACACCTTGCGGCACCAGATCCTAAGTCTGGCACGTCTACCAATTCCGCCACATCCGCTGGATAAAGGCCGCAAAATTACAGTTCTCTTGCGAACTTGCCGCCCGGATTGTCTAAGTCGTCAACAGCGCGGTTTTCCTAAAAAAGATGCCCTGCTATCTAAAAGGACACCACATTTTTTCGGGAAAAAATTCAAGACAAAATTTCCGGGAATTTGGTATCTTTCCGGACGACTGATCTTCAATGCTCAGGAGCGGTAAATATCGTTATTATTGACATGCTGAAGGGAATTGAAATAAGCGGTTTAAAAACCATAATGCAGCATAGTAGTTGAATTTTAAAAGGAGTAGTTCAGGTTTTCTCAATAATGAATATGGAATATGCAGATAAGTGATGCAGAGTTGGAGCGGAACCGGATTCTCAATGCCTACAGAAATCTTCTCCGGAACTGCCCTCCACAGGTTACTAAAGAAGATAAACGGGTCATTCGCCAGGCATTTCGCTATTCGCTGGAATCACACCAGGGCATGCGAAGAAAATCAGGGGAGTTGTATATTTTTCATCCATTGGCGGTGGCAACAATTTGCGCCAGGGAGATCAGCCTGGGAACTACTTCCATTGTTTGTGCTTTGCTGCACGATGTGGTAGAGGACACCGACATTACGCTGGAAGATATTGAAGGAATCTTCGGGGCTAAAATCGCCAACATTATTGATGGCCTCACCAAAATATCCGGTGTGGTGGGCAAGACGAATTCCATGCAGGCTGAGAACTTCAGGAAGATTCTGCTCACCCTGGCGGATGACGTGCGGGTGATCTTGGTGAAGCTCGCTGACCGCCTGCACAACATGCGAACGCTGGAAGCCATGACCAGAACTTCGCAGCTAAAAATCGCCTCAGAAACGCTGGTGCTTTTTGCACCGCTGGCCCACCGGCTGGGACTCTATGCCATTAAAAGCGAATTGGAAGACCTTGCCCTCAAGTATACTGAACCCAAGGTGTATAAAGATATTTCACAAAAACTACAATCATCCAAAACGCAGCGGAGTAAATACATACGAAAGTTCATTGAGCCTTTGCAGGCGGCCTTTGCCGAAGAAAATCTGCGGTATGAAATAAAAGGACGCACCAAATCAATTTATTCTATATATAATAAAATGCGGCAGCAGGATATTCCTTTTGAGCAAGTGTATGATCTGTTTGCCGTAAGGATCATCCTGGACAGCGAAATCGAAACAGAGAAAGCCGATTGCTGGCAAGTATATTCCATTGTGACCGACAGCTATACCCCCAATCCCGAGCGCATCAGGGATTGGATCAGCACACCGAAAGGAAATGGTTACGAATCGTTGCATACAACGGTCATGGGGCCGCAGGGAAAGTGGGTGGAGGTGCAAATCCGCAGCAGGCGAATGGACGAGATAGCGGAGAAGGGATATGCCGCCCACTGGAAGTACAAGGAAAACGAATCAGGCGAAACGGGCCTTGAGGAATGGATAAGAAAGATTCGCGAATTGCTTGAAAATCCTGAAGCCAATGCACTGGATTTTCTCGATGATTTTAAGCTGAATTTGTTTTCGGACGAGGTCTTTGCGTTCTCCCCCAAAGGTGACATCTATACTTTGCCGCTAAATGCCACTGCCCTGGATTTTGCATTTGAAATTCATACTGATGTAGGGTTGTCCTGCCTCGGAGCTAAGGTGAATCATAAACTCGTGCCCCTAAGTTACAAGCTGAAAAACGGAGACCAGGTAGAGATCATCACCAGCAAAAAGCAGAAACCCAATGAGGCATGGCTCAAATTTGCAGTCACGGCCAAGGCCCGCTCTAAGATCAAAGCAGCACTGAAAGAGGACAAGCGGAAAATTGCCGATGTAGGGAAAGAGATTCTCTCCCGGAAAATGCGCTCGGCTAAGGTGAAATTTTCCAATGACAAGCTGCTACGACTTTCCCGGTACTTTAACCTTCCATCCTCCCTGGATCTTTTTTACAATATTGGAAGTGGAAAAATTGATTCGCATAGGCTGAAAACTGCAATGGATATTTTTCAGTCGCTGGAAGTCAAGAAACCGGAACCTACTAACGGAAAACCGAAAAAGAAATCAAAAAAGATCCTTCCGCCAGCAGTTAAGCCGGATATGGTGGTAGTGGGTGGAGATACAGATCTCGATTATTCCTTTTCCAAATGCTGTAATCCCATTCCAGGTGATGATATTTTTGGGTTTATTACTATTGGAGACGGCATTAAAATCCACCGGACTAACTGCCCGAACGGGATTCGCTTGATGTCAAATTATGGATACAGAATTATCAAGGCCAAATGGGCTGCGATGGAGATTAAGGATGTGAAGACCTTTCCCGTGGGTGTGAGGCTGATCGGGTTCGACAGTCTGGGAATTGTGAGCCGGATCACTGACATTGTATCCAAAGAACTGAAGGTGAATATGCAGTCTATCACTGTGGAATCAAAAGACGGGGCCTTCGAAGGGTCCATCATTCTGCTGATCTATGACACAGAGCACCTGGAGCAGCTTATTCAAAAGATCAAAAAGATCAGTGGAATAGATACCGTTTCCCGTTTTGATGTGGAGGAGACGTTGCCTCAGACCTGAGACTACCGCTTTCAAACCCTAACTTTGAGCAGAATTAGCTTTCAAAAATGACCGCACTGAAACCCAAAGAGGACGTAAAAGACATATTTTCAGAATATCTGGAAGGGAAGAAACACCGCAAAACGCCTGAACGCTTTGCGATCCTGGATGAGGTGTATTCGCGTAATGACCATTTTGACGTGGAAATGCTTTATCTGCAGATGAAGAACAAAAACTACCACGTGAGCCGGGCCACGGTTTATAATACGCTCGATTTGCTCTTAGACTGCAATCTGGTGGTAAAGCATCAGTTTGGGAACCATGTAGCCCTTTATGAGAAATCCTACGGTTACCGCCAGCATGATCATCTCATTTGCGTTCATTGCACCAAAGTCTTTGAATTCTGCGATCCGCGCATCCAGGAGATCCAGAATATGATGGGCGATCTGCTCAACTTCAATGTTCAAAACCATTCTTTGATGCTCTATGGCCAGCCTCAAAAATCAGAGGAAGGGATCTGTACCAACTGCGGAAAAGAAGTTTAGAGAAAATCATTGGCGAATAGGCAGCGCACTACGGTCTACATTTTATAGCGTATTGCCATTATGGGATCCATCCTCGCAGCTTGAAGTGCCGGCACCAGTCCGGCTATAATGCCAATGCCGCTGGATAGACCCACTCCGATCAGTATATTTTCGAGGCTGAGTTGCAGCGTCAGATCCATTGTAGCACTAACGATGAGCAAGCCGAAATAAACAACAGCAATGCCCGCCAGGCCACCTAATATACACAGCATCACGGATTCGCCCAGAAACTGGAGAAGAATGAACATTTTGCTAGCGCCAAGCGCCTTCTGAATACCAATGATGCTGGTTCGCTCCCGGACTGTTACGAACATAATATTCGCAATTCCAAAACCGCCCACCAGTATAGAGAAACCTGCAATGATCCATCCTACCAGCGTGAGTATGCCAAAGATCTGATCGAAGGCCGAAGAAATAAGTGTAACCTCGTTCAGTGCAAAATTGTCTTCATCGCGGGGGCTCAGTTTACGGATAGAGCGCATGTTTCCACGAATTTCTTCTTTCAGTTCATCTATATCCTGATCAGCCCCTCCTTTTACTACGATAGGGTAGTTGGCCATAAATCCCTGCCCCACGGGTACAAAGGAGCGGACAAAGTTGATCGGGACAATTCCCTGCCGGTCAAGGTTGCCTCCCATAAACATGTTGTTCCCCTGTTGCTCCAGGATCCCGATGACTGTGAGTTTGCGGCCCATCATCCTCAACTGGCGCCCAATCGCATCCTGTTGGGGGAATAGCGCATTTGCTATTTCAACGCCCAGAATAATGACGGGCGACCCCAGG from Bacteroidia bacterium includes these protein-coding regions:
- a CDS encoding transcriptional repressor produces the protein MTALKPKEDVKDIFSEYLEGKKHRKTPERFAILDEVYSRNDHFDVEMLYLQMKNKNYHVSRATVYNTLDLLLDCNLVVKHQFGNHVALYEKSYGYRQHDHLICVHCTKVFEFCDPRIQEIQNMMGDLLNFNVQNHSLMLYGQPQKSEEGICTNCGKEV
- a CDS encoding bifunctional (p)ppGpp synthetase/guanosine-3',5'-bis(diphosphate) 3'-pyrophosphohydrolase gives rise to the protein MQISDAELERNRILNAYRNLLRNCPPQVTKEDKRVIRQAFRYSLESHQGMRRKSGELYIFHPLAVATICAREISLGTTSIVCALLHDVVEDTDITLEDIEGIFGAKIANIIDGLTKISGVVGKTNSMQAENFRKILLTLADDVRVILVKLADRLHNMRTLEAMTRTSQLKIASETLVLFAPLAHRLGLYAIKSELEDLALKYTEPKVYKDISQKLQSSKTQRSKYIRKFIEPLQAAFAEENLRYEIKGRTKSIYSIYNKMRQQDIPFEQVYDLFAVRIILDSEIETEKADCWQVYSIVTDSYTPNPERIRDWISTPKGNGYESLHTTVMGPQGKWVEVQIRSRRMDEIAEKGYAAHWKYKENESGETGLEEWIRKIRELLENPEANALDFLDDFKLNLFSDEVFAFSPKGDIYTLPLNATALDFAFEIHTDVGLSCLGAKVNHKLVPLSYKLKNGDQVEIITSKKQKPNEAWLKFAVTAKARSKIKAALKEDKRKIADVGKEILSRKMRSAKVKFSNDKLLRLSRYFNLPSSLDLFYNIGSGKIDSHRLKTAMDIFQSLEVKKPEPTNGKPKKKSKKILPPAVKPDMVVVGGDTDLDYSFSKCCNPIPGDDIFGFITIGDGIKIHRTNCPNGIRLMSNYGYRIIKAKWAAMEIKDVKTFPVGVRLIGFDSLGIVSRITDIVSKELKVNMQSITVESKDGAFEGSIILLIYDTEHLEQLIQKIKKISGIDTVSRFDVEETLPQT
- a CDS encoding ABC transporter permease, translating into MKISLIRALIVESISSALINFRSNILRTFLSLLGITIGVLCIIGILAMVDSLEKNVRSSISSLGDKVIYIQKIPWIMGNEFEWWKYNNRPPLTYRDMQLLQKRYPKAEAITYYRWLSDQTLKHGDHYAQNITIMAVTYDYNEVNEVKVASGRYFTEYEMNLGSPVIILGVEIANALFPQQDAIGRQLRMMGRKLTVIGILEQQGNNMFMGGNLDRQGIVPINFVRSFVPVGQGFMANYPIVVKGGADQDIDELKEEIRGNMRSIRKLSPRDEDNFALNEVTLISSAFDQIFGILTLVGWIIAGFSILVGGFGIANIMFVTVRERTSIIGIQKALGASKMFILLQFLGESVMLCILGGLAGIAVVYFGLLIVSATMDLTLQLSLENILIGVGLSSGIGIIAGLVPALQAARMDPIMAIRYKM